The proteins below come from a single Rosa rugosa chromosome 2, drRosRugo1.1, whole genome shotgun sequence genomic window:
- the LOC133731337 gene encoding pentatricopeptide repeat-containing protein At2g02750-like, with amino-acid sequence MVHTHLLKTNFLSHVYSATALTDASMKLNLMDDTLKVFGEMPHRNLTSVNTVNGLLRNGHHREALKVLKSVGFGGFSYGELVSAAKLFEHMPVKIVVSYNAFITGLLQNGVPRVMLDVFKKMRACRGENPNSVTLVSILSACASVLYLRFGRQVHGLIMKVERAIGAMTGIVLMNTYSKCGCWQLAYQIFKEIYENRSFFTWKAMIAGIMLNAQ; translated from the exons ATGGTCCATACCCATCTCCTCAAAACCAACTTCTTGTCCCACGTCTACTCAGCCACCGCTCTCACGGACGCTTCCATGAAGCTCAATCTCATGGATGATACACTCAAGGTGTTCGGCGAAATGCCTCACCGAAACTTGACTTCCGTAAACACTGTGAACGGGTTGTTGCGTAATGGACATCACAGAGAGGCTTTAAAGGTGTTAAAGAGCGTTGGTTTTGGAGGGTTCAG CTATGGGGAGTTGGTTTCTGCTGCAAAGTTGTTTGAACATATGCCTGTCAAGATTGTGGTGAGCTATAATGCTTTTATAACAGGGCTTTTGCAGAATGGGGTTCCAAGGGTGATGTTGGATGTGTTTAAGAAAATGAGAGCATGTAGAGGTGAAAATCCGAATTCAGTGACATTGGTTTCAATTCTTTCTGCTTGTGCTAGTGTTTTGTATCTCCGATTTGGTAGGCAGGTGCATGGTTTGATCATGAAAGTTGAGAGGGCGATTGGTGCTATGACCGGAATAGTGCTTATGAACACGTATTCCAAATGTGGATGTTGGCAGCTCGCATACCAAATATTCAAAGAAATATACGAAAATAGGAGTTTTTTCACATGGAAAGCCATGATTGCAGGAATTATGTTGAATGCGCAGTGA
- the LOC133733198 gene encoding zingipain-2-like: MDFKRNHVISAIFIILGTLASQATSRALYESSIAEKHEQWMAKHGRVYHDSAEKERRFAIFRKNVEFVEKFNKEGNKTYKLSINKFSDMTNEEFMRHHTGYKMSTSSNTSTSFKSNYFQYQSLATDIPTSMDWREQQAVTGIKDQGRCGACWAFTVVAAVEGLTKIKTGKLISLSEQQLVDCTQQNNGCSGGSLESAYEYVIQNRGIAREDTYQYQSTDMGTCNANKESEHAAQITGYEQVPSRSENDLLKAVSMQPVSVSIAAYGTEFQHYGSGVFSGDCGTHLDHAVTAIGYGTTEDGTPYWLLKNSWGEQWGESGYMRILRNSDAPEGMCGLAMNAFYPTA; this comes from the exons ATGGATTTCAAAAGAAACCATGTGATCAGTGCCATATTCATCATCTTGGGGACTTTGGCTTCTCAAGCCACATCCCGTGCATTGTACGAATCTTCCATTGCCGAAAAACATGAGCAATGGATGGCAAAGCACGGCCGCGTTTACCACGACAGTGCAGAGAAAGAAAGGCGTTTTGCCATCTTCAGGAAGAATGTCGAATTCGTGGAGAAGTTCAACAAAGAAGGGAACAAGACTTACAAGTTGAGCATCAACAAGTTCTCTGATATGACCAATGAAGAATTCATGAGACATCATACCGGATACAAAATGTCAACCAGCTCAAATACTTCAACCTCATTCAAAAGTAACTATTTTCAGTACCAAAGCTTGGCTACTGATATTCCAACTAGCATGGACTGGAGGGAACAACAAGCTGTCACCGGCATAAAGGATCAAGGTCGATGTG GTGCTTGCTGGGCATTTACAGTAGTGGCAGCTGTGGAAGGGCTAACCAAAATCAAAACTGGCAAATTGATCTCGCTCTCTGAGCAGCAACTTGTGGACTGCACTCAACAGAACAATGGGTGCAGCGGTGGTAGCTTAGAAAGCGCCTACGAGTACGTTATACAAAACAGAGGAATCGCTCGCGAAGATACTTACCAATACCAGAGCACTGACATGGGAACATGCAACGCTAACAAGGAAAGTGAGCATGCTGCACAGATCACAGGTTATGAACAAGTCCCTTCCAGAAGTGAAAACGATCTACTCAAGGCTGTCTCCATGCAACCAGTCTCGGTTAGCATTGCTGCTTATGGAACAGAGTTTCAGCACTACGGCAGTGGGGTGTTCTCTGGCGATTGTGGAACACACCTCGACCACGCCGTCACAGCCATTGGCTACGGGACGACTGAAGATGGAACCCCCTATTGGTTACTGAAGAACTCATGGGGCGAGCAGTGGGGTGAAAGTGGGTATATGAGAATTCTTAGAAACAGTGATGCCCCAGAAGGTATGTGCGGCCTCGCTATGAATGCTTTCTATCCGACTGCATAA